From the Sphingobacteruim zhuxiongii genome, the window TCCCTTCGAAACGTATCGAACGTAAGCAGTCTGAAATCGCTCAACTCACACGCTCAAAATTTAAACTGGTACAACAACACGTTATTAATATGCTGCAGTTCATCAAATTTGGTTTTCAGTATGGTACAGGTAATGGAACAGCTTACAATCGTGCAATGTCATATAATTTGCGGAATGCGGTGAAGAGTAATGATAATGGGATTGCGATGGACTGGAATTCGCTCTCTTTCAGCCGAGATATGCCCGACCCGTTAAAACAGGTTTCTTTTAGTTTAGACCGAAGAAAGAAGCTTTTGACGATTCGCTGGCAAATCGATGAAGACGCCTTAGTGCGTATCGAAGGATATGATATGCGTACGTATATTATGATTATCCCGAGCGATTTAGAAAATTGGAATGTACAAGGGTTAAGCGCTGGAAATTCAATTATGGATGGTTATCAACAGATTAGTATCCTGACTTACGATCATAAAATCACTCAGCATCTATATATTGCATTTGCATCCGTCAACTTACCTATTCGTAGTACGAACAGTCGATATGTTGGTGCAGTGGAGATGTAGCATGCGTAGGATTCATCAGTGAATCGTCATAAATAGATTAATAGTTTCGCTTGTTCGTTATAATCTCTCTAAATTAAGCATTTACAATACGCAAATAAACGACGCGTAAGCTTAACGGAACGACCATGACGAAACACTATTACCCCCTGCATTTACATATTGTTAATCAAAATGAGCAGCATGTTGGCGAGCAGGTATACCTAGCCGGGACTTTTAATAACTGGTCGGAGGAGCACCTTTTGCTCGGCACAATTCCCGAGAAAGGAAAAAGGTTAGACTTTATCCTTCCTGAACTGAGAGCTGCGGAGCATGAGTTTAAATTATCGCGCGGTAATTTCAAAACCTTGTTTGCAACGCCTTCAGGACAGCTAGCGCAGACAGTTTGGCTCAATCATTCCAAAGAATCAAACTTAGAAATAACGATTGAGGCATGGCGTGATGATTTTCCTGCGAGCACGGCGGGTAAACAGGTTACGATATTGGATGAACACTTTTAC encodes:
- a CDS encoding DUF6266 family protein, with the translated sequence MATTKNGVHGLVSGKLGNVIYYERNGIGYVRSVPSKRIERKQSEIAQLTRSKFKLVQQHVINMLQFIKFGFQYGTGNGTAYNRAMSYNLRNAVKSNDNGIAMDWNSLSFSRDMPDPLKQVSFSLDRRKKLLTIRWQIDEDALVRIEGYDMRTYIMIIPSDLENWNVQGLSAGNSIMDGYQQISILTYDHKITQHLYIAFASVNLPIRSTNSRYVGAVEM